In one Lolium rigidum isolate FL_2022 chromosome 3, APGP_CSIRO_Lrig_0.1, whole genome shotgun sequence genomic region, the following are encoded:
- the LOC124704199 gene encoding uncharacterized protein LOC124704199, with product MLWWNPLHSDHQLCPLPLKGTIGSRASRRAQGESKPQPFITTALYLLNTTRTNFPRRQQKAGEAEQAPRRRREGRTASMDSRKEEQHGGAVGWMTVPTFGDWDMKNGPVPDYSMDFSKIREMRKQNKRELSRASLGGDDDLLAQQHKAAQTQAAKAAEFAPAADDHHRPLHTAHDDSPTGRKKFLSYFQCCIRA from the exons ATGCTGTGGTGGAACCCGCTTCACAGTGACCACCAGCTATGTCCCCTCCCGTTAAAAGGCACGATTGGAAGCAGAGCTAGCCGACGAGCACAAGGAGAAAGCAAGCCTCAACCTTTTATTACCACCGCTCTCTATCTGCTTAACACCACTCGCACGAATTTTCCCCGACGGCAGCAGAAAGCAGGGGAAGCAGAGCAAGCTCCaagaaggaggcgagaggggcgtaCGGCATCCATGGACTCCCGCAAGGAG GAGCAGCATGGGGGAGCCGTGGGGTGGATGACGGTGCCGACCTTCGGGGACTGGGACATGAAGAACGGCCCCGTGCCggactactccatggacttctccAAGATCCGCGAGATGCGCAAGCAGAACAAGCGCGAGCTCTCCCGGGCCAgcctcggcggcgacgacgacctcctcGCCCAGCAGCACAAGGCGGCGCAGACACAGGCCGCCAAGGCCGCCGAATTCGCCCCGGCGGCCGACGACCACCACCGGCCACTCCACACCGCACACGACGATTCACCAACG ggaaggaagAAGTTCCTGAGCTATTTCCAGTGCTGTATCAGAGCCTGA